In the genome of Calliopsis andreniformis isolate RMS-2024a chromosome 10, iyCalAndr_principal, whole genome shotgun sequence, one region contains:
- the LOC143185006 gene encoding uncharacterized protein LOC143185006 translates to MSISALDKDTVKLISTTQVITSVSNAAKELIENALDADAKNIEINLVDNGAALIEVKDDGCGISKIDAPYMALSSYTSKILNFSDLESLETYGFRGEALYALCAVSDLTIITKTKEDEAAMSYIIDRSGHIMKSESCHRAQGTTVQVRQLFKDIPVRRQLITNSKKANQDIKILETFIKSYGICKFDVRISYKVDSNIIFAKPRMATLEEAVTYILSKKVTSNMTWIDMKNAEIHMKLMVPLKNTQNISDVFLPGAQYIFVNNRPIKHKDLEKIMIKTIQEGLGLDLSSRKKPVFLLYILTDAGNIDVNLDPNKTSIFFKDQQSVLNTVDNFLKDFYGIQNETQTPNICDKSINEYQDCTQEGNDTDIQNEWPACKKRKLEKTVEKMIEKDIHPLQESNEENLNSVKDSNLNCNKPESILQHEQIDHHKDDKSKQNVEDLNIHLPSLNLSDSESNDSQNFTVVGNTDTSLNLTNADMQSNKDDSPPFEASQSQTLSQLPVVDLGEDFDWDNSSANINEKENKEENANVQDKTKSDKKKMVSLDEWSKGHIHGIKGGTDIQSYIDPESHESLKDESYHGNDCGGFLKFSKQHRQQVIKQNPTMTAPQIAEVLTNHWKKLSPEERGYYRDLARDEKLERDTSKREAKEKNVTDSKKTKSRLIKMLEKMKTINPDKKGNLLLRTIVSWDMDLKRVTEGFHVNTVCKNDNLVVGLLCPNFWIVHKSAHIWILDATRLKKELNVPNTNADQETAESIEKLLKQWFSMKDDLSLLHPIHSLTQNWNDS, encoded by the exons ATGAGTATATCCGCTTTAGATAAGGATACAGTGAAGCTTATATCGACCACACAAGTTATAACTTCAGTGTCGAACGCTGCAAAAGAATTAATCGAAAACGCATTGGATGCAGATGCTAAAAACATTGAAATTAATTTG GTAGATAATGGAGCTGCTTTAATAGAAGTAAAGGATGATGGTTGTGGTATTTCTAAAATAGATGCACCTTATATGGCTTTATCATCTTATACATCTAAAATTTTGAACTTCTCTGATTTGG AATCATTGGAGACATATGGATTCCGAGGTGAAGCACTTTATGCATTATGTGCAGTGTCAGATCTTACAATTATAACAAAGACAAAGGAAGATGAAGCTGCTATGTCGTATATTATTGATCGTTCTGGGCATATTATGAAATCAGAATCTTGTCACAGAGCTCAag GAACAACTGTTCAAGTTAGACAATTATTTAAAGACATACCAGTACGGAGACAATTAATTACTAATTCAAAAAAAGCTAATcaagatattaaaatattagaaaCATTCATCAAGAGTTATGGAATATGCAAATTTGATGTACGAATATCTTATAAAGTGGATAGTAACATTATATTTGCAAAACCTAGAATGGCTACTTTGGAAGAGGCAGTGACTTATATTCTTAGCAAGAAAGTGACATCTAATATGACATGGATAGATATGAAAAATGCAGAG ATTCATATGAAGTTAATGGTGCCATTAAAAAATACACAAAACATATCTGATGTGTTTCTACCTGGAGCAcaatatatttttgtaaataatagACCTATTAAACATAAAGACTTGGAGAAG ATAATGATTAAAACGATACAAGAAGGATTAGGACTAGACTTATCATCAAGAAAAAAGCCAGTAtttcttttatatattttaacaGATGCAGGAAACATTGATGTTAATCTAGACCCAAATAAGACTTCCATTTTTTTTAAAGACCAG CAATCAGTCCTTAATACAGTGGACAATTTTCTAAAAGATTTCTATGGGATACAAAACGAAACACAGACACCGAATATTTGCGATAAATCGATTAATGAATATCAAGATTGTACGCAAGAAGGGAACGATACTGACATACAAAATGAATGGCCTGCGTGTAAAAAACGAAAATTAGAGAAAACAGTTGAAAAAATGATCGAGAAAGATATACATCCACTTCAGGAGAGTAATGAAGAAAATCTAAATTCCGTAAAGGATAGCAATTTAAATTGCAATAAGCCAGAGTCCATACTTCAGCATGAACAAATTGATCACCACAAAGATGATAAGAGCAAACAAAACGTGGAGGATCTTAATATTCACTTACCATCTCTAAACTTAAGTGACTCAGAGTCAAATGATTCACAAAACTTTACGGTAGTCGGTAATACTGACACTTCTCTTAATTTAAC CAATGCAGATATGCAGAGCAACAAGGACGATAGTCCTCCATTCGAGGCATCACAATCTCAAACATTAAGTCAGTTACCTGTGGTAGATTTGGGTGAAGATTTTGATTGGGATAACTCTTCAGCAAACATcaatgaaaaagaaaataagGAAGAAAATGCAAATGTGCAAGATAAAACTAAATCAGATAAAAAAAAGATGGTTTCACTAGATGAATGGAGTAAAGGACATATCCATGGAATAAAG GGAGGTACAGATATACAATCTTACATTGATCCAGAATCACATGAATCACTAAAGGATGAATCGTACCATGGCAATGACTGTGGTGGCttccttaaattttcaaaacagCATAGACAACAAG TTATAAAACAGAATCCAACTATGACGGCACCTCAAATAGCAGAAGTACTAACTAATCATTGGAAGAAATTATCTCCTGAAGAACGTGGTTATTACAGGGATCTCGCGCGCGACGAAAAACTTGAACGCGATACGAGTAAACGAGAGGCCAAAGAAAAAAACGTAACAGATTCAAAGAAAACTAAAAGCAGACTAATAAAAATGTTGGAAAAAATGAAAACAATAAACCCTGACAAAAAAGGAAATTTGTTACTGAGAACTATTGTATCTTGGGACATGGATTTGAAAAGAGTAACTGAAGGTTTTCATGTTAA TACTGTGTGCAAAAATGACAATCTGGTAGTTGGATTGCTCTGTCCTAATTTCTGGATTGTTCACAAATCTGCACACATTTGGATTTTAGATGCTACACGTCTTAAAAAAGAACTGAATGTACCTAATACAAATGCAGATCAG GAAACAGCAGAGAGTATAGAAAAACTTTTGAAGCAATGGTTTTCAATGAAAGATGATTTGTCATTACTACATCCAATACACTCATTGACACAAAATTGGAATGACTCTTAA
- the Uba5 gene encoding ubiquitin-like activating enzyme 5, with the protein MPNNYTHIPQTTGSKWTTCHSGTVVSNIFYDCFIIVTLTMDNVEELRQKVKDLENKLLEEQRKNTLAAREKIEHMSSEVVDSNPYSRLMALKRMGIVDNYERIRELSVAVVGVGGVGSVTAEMLTRCGIGKLILFDYDKVEMANMNRLFFQPHQAGQSKVEAAAQTLRNINPDVEIDTHNYNITTVDHFDHFMNTISTSSLSKGPVNLVLSCVDNFEARMAINTACNELNQKWFESGVSENAVSGHIQFIIPGETACFACAPPLIVAENIDEKTLKRDGVCAASLPTTMGIVAGFLVQNTLKYLLNFGDVSYYLGYNAMQDFFPKMTLRPNPNCDDKYCRERQKEYALKPKPDKKEEEIVEDKPLHEDNEWGISLVDEQDQQVDENVRPSFMGVKQAYSVPSPSNDSQNNQTISESGPSLEELMAQMKSI; encoded by the exons ATGCCAAA TAACTACACACACATACCTCAAACAACTGGTTCCAAGTGGACAACGTGTCACAGTGGCACTGTCGTGTCAAATATATTCTACGATTGTTTTATAATTGTAACTTTAACAATGGATAACGTAGAGGAATTACGACAAAAAGTGAAAGACCTCGAGAACAAATTACTCGAAGAACAACGTAAAAACACATTAGCAGCTAGAGAAAAAATAGAACATATGTCAAGTGAAGTAGTTGATTCAAATCCTTACag TCGATTGATGGCTCTGAAACGTATGGGAATAGTAGACAATTACGAGAGGATAAGAGAATTAAGTGTTGCAGTAGTTGGAGTTGGTGGAGTTGGTAGTGTAACGGCAGAAATGCTCACAAGATGTGGAAttgggaag TTAATTCTCTTTGACTAtgataaagtagaaatggcaaacATGAACCGGCTTTTCTTTCAACCTCATCAAGCTGGTCAAAGTAAAGTAGAAGCAGCAGCACAGACATTGAGAAATATTAATCCTGATGTAGAAATTGATACTCACAATTACAATATCACAACAGTGGATCATTTTGATCATTTTATGAATACTATAAG TACATCAAGTTTAAGTAAGGGACCagtaaatttagtattgagctgTGTGGATAATTTTGAAGCACGGATGGCAattaacactgcttgcaatgaGCTCAATCAGAAATGGTTTGAGAGTGGAGTCTCTGAAAATGCAGTTTCTGGtcatattcaatttattattcctGGAGAAACAGCTTGTTTTgct tgTGCTCCTCCACTGATAGTTGCAGAGAATATAGATGAAAAAACTTTAAAACGAGACGGCGTATGCGCAGCGTCTTTGCCGACAACGATGGGAATTGTAGCTGGTTTTCTAGTTCAAAACACGCTGAAATATCTTTTAAATTTTGGAGATGTATCCTATTACTTGGGTTACAACGCTATGCAAGATTTCTTCCCCAAAATGACGTTAAGGCCGAATCCAAATTGCGACGATAAGTACTGCAGAGAACGTCAAAAAGAATACGCGTTAAAACCAAAACCTGATAAAAAGGAAGAAGAAATCGTTGAGGATAAACCTCTGCACGAAGATAACGAATGGG GAATTTCACTTGTTGACGAACAAGATCAACAAGTGGATGAGAATGTACGTCCATCGTTTATGGGTGTAAAGCAAGCCTACAgcgtaccatcaccttcaaatgaCTCGCAAAACAATCAAACAATATCCGAATCAGGACCAAGTTTGGAAGAACTTATGGCACAAATGAAATCTATTTGA
- the Ckiialpha gene encoding casein kinase II subunit alpha isoform X2, protein MALPSRARVYTDVNSHKSRDYWDYESYVVDWGQQDDYQLARKLGRGKYSEVFEAINITNNEKCVVKILKPVKKKKIKREIKILENLKGGTNIITLQAVVKDPVSRTPALIFEHVNNTDFKQLYQTLTDYDIRYYLYELLKALDYCHSMGIMHRDVKPHNVMIDHDNRKLRLIDWGLAEFYHPGQEYNVRVASRYFKGPELLVDYQMYDYSLDMWSLGCMLASMIFRKEPFFHGHDNYDQLVRIAKVLGTEELFEYLDKYHIELDPRFNDILGRHSRKRWERFMHSENQHLVSAESLDFLDKLLRYDHYERLTAREAMEHPYFYPIVKEQGRLNMVSPSPTPMTGSLPVGE, encoded by the exons ATGGCACTACCTAGTAGAGCGCGAGTTTATACCGATGTGAATTCACACAAATCTAGAGATTACTGGGACTATGAATCCTATGTTGTTGATTGGGG ACAACAAGATGATTACCAGTTAGCAAGAAAATTAGGCAGAGGAAAATATAGTGAAGTATTTGAGGCTATTAATATCAcaaataatgaaaaatgtgtTGTAAAAATTTTAAAG CctgtaaaaaagaagaaaataaaaagggAGATTAAAATCTTAGAAAACCTTAAAGGTGGGACCAACATAATCACACTACAAGCAGTTGTTAAAGATCCAGTATCAAGGACACCGGCACTGATTTTCGAACATGTCAACAACACAGATTTCAAGCAATTATACCAGACGCTAACAGACTACGACATAAGATACTACCTCTACGAGTTATTAAAA GCACTGGATTATTGTCATAGTATGGGAATAATGCATAGAGATGTCAAACCGCACAATGTTATGATAGATCATGATAATCGAAAGTTGCGGTTAATAGATTGGGGTTTGGCGGAATTTTACCACCCTGGTCAAGAATACAATGTACGAGTAGCTTCACGTTATTTTAAAGGTCCAGAATTACTTGTAGATTATCAG ATGTATGATTATTCATTAGATATGTGGTCCCTTGGGTGCATGCTTGCAAGTATGATATTTAGGAAAGAACCGTTTTTTCACGGACACGATAATTATGACCAACTAGTTAGAATCGCAAAGGTTCTTGGAACAGAAGAACTATTTGAATATCTCGACAAGTATCACATCGAGTTGGATCCTCGATTCAATGACATTCTAGGGCGGCATTCACGTAAACGCTGGGAACGTTTTATGCATTCAGAAAATCAACACTTAGTATCGGCCGAAAGCCTCGATTTCCTTGACAAACTTTTACGCTATGACCATTACGAGAGACTTACTGCGCGTGAAGCTATGGAGCATCCCTATTTTT ATCCAATAGTAAAAGAACAAGGTCGGTTAAATATGGTCTCACCGTCACCTACTCCCATGACAGGTTCGTTGCCTGTAGGTGAGTAA
- the Ckiialpha gene encoding casein kinase II subunit alpha isoform X3, which produces MALPSRARVYTDVNSHKSRDYWDYESYVVDWGQQDDYQLARKLGRGKYSEVFEAINITNNEKCVVKILKPVKKKKIKREIKILENLKGGTNIITLQAVVKDPVSRTPALIFEHVNNTDFKQLYQTLTDYDIRYYLYELLKALDYCHSMGIMHRDVKPHNVMIDHDNRKLRLIDWGLAEFYHPGQEYNVRVASRYFKGPELLVDYQMYDYSLDMWSLGCMLASMIFRKEPFFHGHDNYDQLVRIAKVLGTEELFEYLDKYHIELDPRFNDILGRHSRKRWERFMHSENQHLVSAESLDFLDKLLRYDHYERLTAREAMEHPYFYPIVKEQGRLNMVSPSPTPMTGSLPVGVTVSSVPVRGTSELKNVGGVGSGTQKTFRIKETDSAK; this is translated from the exons ATGGCACTACCTAGTAGAGCGCGAGTTTATACCGATGTGAATTCACACAAATCTAGAGATTACTGGGACTATGAATCCTATGTTGTTGATTGGGG ACAACAAGATGATTACCAGTTAGCAAGAAAATTAGGCAGAGGAAAATATAGTGAAGTATTTGAGGCTATTAATATCAcaaataatgaaaaatgtgtTGTAAAAATTTTAAAG CctgtaaaaaagaagaaaataaaaagggAGATTAAAATCTTAGAAAACCTTAAAGGTGGGACCAACATAATCACACTACAAGCAGTTGTTAAAGATCCAGTATCAAGGACACCGGCACTGATTTTCGAACATGTCAACAACACAGATTTCAAGCAATTATACCAGACGCTAACAGACTACGACATAAGATACTACCTCTACGAGTTATTAAAA GCACTGGATTATTGTCATAGTATGGGAATAATGCATAGAGATGTCAAACCGCACAATGTTATGATAGATCATGATAATCGAAAGTTGCGGTTAATAGATTGGGGTTTGGCGGAATTTTACCACCCTGGTCAAGAATACAATGTACGAGTAGCTTCACGTTATTTTAAAGGTCCAGAATTACTTGTAGATTATCAG ATGTATGATTATTCATTAGATATGTGGTCCCTTGGGTGCATGCTTGCAAGTATGATATTTAGGAAAGAACCGTTTTTTCACGGACACGATAATTATGACCAACTAGTTAGAATCGCAAAGGTTCTTGGAACAGAAGAACTATTTGAATATCTCGACAAGTATCACATCGAGTTGGATCCTCGATTCAATGACATTCTAGGGCGGCATTCACGTAAACGCTGGGAACGTTTTATGCATTCAGAAAATCAACACTTAGTATCGGCCGAAAGCCTCGATTTCCTTGACAAACTTTTACGCTATGACCATTACGAGAGACTTACTGCGCGTGAAGCTATGGAGCATCCCTATTTTT ATCCAATAGTAAAAGAACAAGGTCGGTTAAATATGGTCTCACCGTCACCTACTCCCATGACAGGTTCGTTGCCTGTAG GCGTGACTGTGAGCAGCGTACCGGTTCGTGGAACAAGCGAGCTGAAAAATGTCGGAGGAGTTGGAAGTGGAACTCAGAAAACTTTCAGAATAAAAGAAACAGACTCTGCGAAATAG
- the Arp6 gene encoding actin-related protein 6 — MSNSVFVLDNGAYTAKVGLASDSPKVVPNCIMKAKSERRRPFVGNQIEECRDASGLFYILPFQKGYLVNWDVQKTVWDYVFSKECCPVNLSQLSVIVTEPLFNFPTVQEAMTEIFFEEYECQSLLRINATTLSSYQYKMENPTAKCCIVVDSGYSFTHVVPYVNDVKIKEGIRRIDVGGKLLTNHLKEVISYRQLHVMDETYVINQVKEDSCFVSQNFFKDMEIAKNKLENNPIIKDYVLPDYTTLRRGFLKNPEPPNEQQTLRLSNERFAIPEILFYPSDVGIRQMGIPEAIMDCLKACEEETWPHLLSNIILTGGNAKFPGFQERIYKEVRSLAPAEYAINVHIPENPIIYAWRGGKALSKDPIFSSLLVTREEYEEEGQNLCFERFNV, encoded by the exons ATGAGTAATTCCGTATTTGTACTTGATAATGGTGCCTATACAGCAAAAGTTGGGTTAGCTTCTGACAGCCCAAA AGTCGTTCCTAACTGTATAATGAAAGCGAAAAGCGAACGACGAAGACCGTTCGTAGGAAATCAAATTGAAGAATGCCGGGATGCATCAGGACTCTTTTACATCTTACCATTTCAAAAGGGGTATTTAGTTAATTGGGATGTTCAGAAGACAGTGTGGGATTATGTATTCTCGAAGGAATGTTGCCCAGTAAATCTGAGTCAGCTTTCTGTTATTGTCACAGAACCTTTGTTCAACTTTCCAACTGTGCAAGAAGCTATGACTGAAATATTCTTCGAGGAATACGAGTGTCAAAGCCTGTTAAGAATCAATGCAACTACTCTCTCTTCTTATCAGTACAAGATGGAGAATCCTACTGCAAAATGTTGTATTGTAGTTGATAGTGGTTACAGCTTTACCCATGTTGTACCGTATGTAAATGATGTTAAGATTAAAGAAGGTATTAGACGAATAGATGTGGGTGGAAAGCTTCTAACAAATCATCTTAAAGAAGTAATATCTTATCGGCAGCTTCATGTTATGGATGAAACTTATGTAATAAATCAAGTGAAAGAGGACTCGTGTTTTGTTTCCCAAAATTTTTTTAAGGACATGGAAATTGCTAAAAATAAATTAGAGAATAATCCTATAATTAAAGATTATGTTTTGCCAGATTATACCACACTGAGACGTGGATTTCTTAAAAACCCAGAGCCTCCTAATGAACAGCAAACTTTgcgtttgagtaatgaaagatTTGCTATAccagaaatattattttatccttctgatgTTGGTATCCGGCAAATGGGCATTCCAGAAGCAATTATGGATTGTTTAAAGGCCTGTGAAGAAGAGACTTGGCCTCACCTTTTGTCTAATATTATTCTTACTGGTGGCAATGCCAAATTTCCAGGATTCCAAGAAAGGATTTACAAAGAAGTTAGAAGTCTTGCGCCTGCGGAGTACGCGATAAATGTTCATATACCTGAGAA TCCAATCATATATGCATGGCGGGGAGGCAAGGCTCTATCAAAAGACCCAATTTTTTCCAGTCTTCTAGTAACTAGAGAAGAATATGAGGAAGAGGGACAAAATCTCTGTTTTGAAAGATTTAACGTTtaa
- the Ckiialpha gene encoding casein kinase II subunit alpha isoform X1, translated as MALPSRARVYTDVNSHKSRDYWDYESYVVDWGQQDDYQLARKLGRGKYSEVFEAINITNNEKCVVKILKPVKKKKIKREIKILENLKGGTNIITLQAVVKDPVSRTPALIFEHVNNTDFKQLYQTLTDYDIRYYLYELLKALDYCHSMGIMHRDVKPHNVMIDHDNRKLRLIDWGLAEFYHPGQEYNVRVASRYFKGPELLVDYQMYDYSLDMWSLGCMLASMIFRKEPFFHGHDNYDQLVRIAKVLGTEELFEYLDKYHIELDPRFNDILGRHSRKRWERFMHSENQHLVSAESLDFLDKLLRYDHYERLTAREAMEHPYFYPIVKEQGRLNMVSPSPTPMTGSLPVGIDSSRKGLDPIPRRDCEQRTGSWNKRAEKCRRSWKWNSENFQNKRNRLCEIVVASLILQARLSIFHLLFDQSGSFILPEREPIGNRKILLMMLDYCVCEWQLYFDTTHEVLCFRHSFFDLGIT; from the exons ATGGCACTACCTAGTAGAGCGCGAGTTTATACCGATGTGAATTCACACAAATCTAGAGATTACTGGGACTATGAATCCTATGTTGTTGATTGGGG ACAACAAGATGATTACCAGTTAGCAAGAAAATTAGGCAGAGGAAAATATAGTGAAGTATTTGAGGCTATTAATATCAcaaataatgaaaaatgtgtTGTAAAAATTTTAAAG CctgtaaaaaagaagaaaataaaaagggAGATTAAAATCTTAGAAAACCTTAAAGGTGGGACCAACATAATCACACTACAAGCAGTTGTTAAAGATCCAGTATCAAGGACACCGGCACTGATTTTCGAACATGTCAACAACACAGATTTCAAGCAATTATACCAGACGCTAACAGACTACGACATAAGATACTACCTCTACGAGTTATTAAAA GCACTGGATTATTGTCATAGTATGGGAATAATGCATAGAGATGTCAAACCGCACAATGTTATGATAGATCATGATAATCGAAAGTTGCGGTTAATAGATTGGGGTTTGGCGGAATTTTACCACCCTGGTCAAGAATACAATGTACGAGTAGCTTCACGTTATTTTAAAGGTCCAGAATTACTTGTAGATTATCAG ATGTATGATTATTCATTAGATATGTGGTCCCTTGGGTGCATGCTTGCAAGTATGATATTTAGGAAAGAACCGTTTTTTCACGGACACGATAATTATGACCAACTAGTTAGAATCGCAAAGGTTCTTGGAACAGAAGAACTATTTGAATATCTCGACAAGTATCACATCGAGTTGGATCCTCGATTCAATGACATTCTAGGGCGGCATTCACGTAAACGCTGGGAACGTTTTATGCATTCAGAAAATCAACACTTAGTATCGGCCGAAAGCCTCGATTTCCTTGACAAACTTTTACGCTATGACCATTACGAGAGACTTACTGCGCGTGAAGCTATGGAGCATCCCTATTTTT ATCCAATAGTAAAAGAACAAGGTCGGTTAAATATGGTCTCACCGTCACCTACTCCCATGACAGGTTCGTTGCCTGTAG GTATCGATAGCTCGCGCAAGGGGCTTGATCCCATCCCTAGGCGTGACTGTGAGCAGCGTACCGGTTCGTGGAACAAGCGAGCTGAAAAATGTCGGAGGAGTTGGAAGTGGAACTCAGAAAACTTTCAGAATAAAAGAAACAGACTCTGCGAAATAGTTGTCGCGTCTCTCATCCTTCAAGCACGGCTTAGTATTTTTCACCTGTTATTCGATCAATCTGGCTCTTTCATTCTACCTGAACGTGAACCCATAGGAAACAGAAAAATCCTTCTTATGATGTTGGACTATTGTGTATGCGAATGGCAATTATATTTCGATACGACACACGAAGTTCTATGTTTCAGACATTCCTTTTTCGATCTAGGAATTACTTAA